ACAGGAAAAAAGAAAAAATAGTAATGATGCTTCTTTAGGTTTATTACTTGATGGAATGGTGAATAAATAGAAGGAGAAGGATAGAACATAACATTAGGTACAATAATGTAAAAGGATAAGCAGGAAAGACATCACTACCTCGAATAAAGAAATTGTGACAATTTATAAAACAATGGTTTTATCCGAGTTAAAGTGCTTGTTTTTATGATGAAAACGATTTATATTTATACCTGTAACCGTATTAATTATGGTTTTTACATTTTAAAGGAGGCTTTTTGATCATGGCATTTCCAGATTTATTAATTACATTAGCAGCACACGAAAGTAACGCGAACAATGTAACGATTGCGTTTACAATGGGAGCAAAGGCAGCAGAGAAAGGACATGACGTTGCTATTTTACTTCTTTCAGAAGCAGTACTTCTAGCAGAAAAAGGCTATGCAGATAAAATCGATATCGGCGCACCATTCCAAGCAATTAAAGACATTCTACCTGTTTACTTAGAAAAAGGTGGTACGATTAAAGTTTGCTCAGCATGTATGCAACATAACGGCGTATCAGCTGATAACTTAATCGACGGCGTAGAAGTAATCGGCGCAGATGATGTAGTGGATTACATTATGAACTCAACAAAAACATTACAATTAAACTAATAAAGAAAGGAAAACCTAGGAAAAACCTAGTGTTTTCCTTTTTTTTGATGCGAAATGATAACGATGATACCTGAAAACAGTTATACTGTTCATAATGATGAAAAAGACAAGAGGAGGGGACGGATGAATAAAAAAATTATTTTGCTTGTCGCATTTGCTGCATTTCTTGGACCACTTACTCAAAATATTTATGTGCCACTTCTTCCAGGCTTACAGCAACAGTTCCATACATCGACGTTATGGATCAATGCGACGTTATCGATTTATACGATGATGATGGCGATTATGCAAATGGTATATGGACCGATTGTCGATACGAAAGGCCGAAAAAAAATATTAATCGTTGGCCTGATTATTTATATCATGGCGACGATTGGGTGTATTTTATCGGATTCGATTACGATGTTCCTGTTATTTCGGGGGATGCAGGCAGTTGGAATTGCAGCAGGAACAATCGTAGGAATTACAGTTATTGGCGATTTATTTGAAGGGCCAGCGCGGGGAAAAGCGATGAGTATTTTCCAAATGCTCGTTTCACTCGGACCAGCAGTAGGACCAATTATTGGGGGATGGATTGGTCAAAGATATGGTCACTCTGTTGTATTTCTAGTGTTAGCACTTGTTGGTTCAACGATGCTATTATTAAACCTACTATTTTTAAAAGAAACAAAACCAAAACATTTACCGTCCGTTTCATTTGAATGGAAAAATTACTTACTAGCGTTCAAAAATCCAGTGAGCTTCTCGATTATCGGATTAGGTTCGTTACAATTTTTCGTTTTTCACAATTACTTAGCTTTACTAGCCCAAATCGTCCAACGACAATACGACATCACACCATCGCAAACAGGCTTCGTCTTTTTTTCATTAGCAATTATGATGGTGATCGGAACGTATATGGGCGGGGAAGTATTACGACGTTTTAACGCTAGAAAAATATTACTCGTAACGGCAACATTGCACGTATTAAGCGTGGCGTTGTTCGTCTTTACAGCACTATCTTCTTTCTGGCTCATGCTCGTGTCCCTTATTTTATTCGGACTTTGTCTCGGATTATCCGGCCCTGTTCAAACGATATTACTAATCGAACCATTTCCGAATAACCGGGCAACCGTCGTTGGAACGTATAACTTTATGCGCTTTATCGGGATGGCGTTAGGACCGATCGTTGGTAGTTTCTTATTTACAGAAACAAATATGGTATTGCCGTTTATCGTGGCGGGAGGATTATTTGCAGTATTCGTAGCTTGGATGTGGTGGTTTATGGCGAAAGTAAAAAAACAAGAAAAGAACATCGTGCAACATACAGCAGGATGAAGAAAAAACATCTATCTTTAGGACAAGCCTTTGGATAGATGTTTTTTAAAAAGATTTGAAAAGGATATTTTATGTCCATGTAAACATTTAT
The genomic region above belongs to Massilibacterium senegalense and contains:
- a CDS encoding DsrE family protein; the protein is MAFPDLLITLAAHESNANNVTIAFTMGAKAAEKGHDVAILLLSEAVLLAEKGYADKIDIGAPFQAIKDILPVYLEKGGTIKVCSACMQHNGVSADNLIDGVEVIGADDVVDYIMNSTKTLQLN
- a CDS encoding MFS transporter; amino-acid sequence: MNKKIILLVAFAAFLGPLTQNIYVPLLPGLQQQFHTSTLWINATLSIYTMMMAIMQMVYGPIVDTKGRKKILIVGLIIYIMATIGCILSDSITMFLLFRGMQAVGIAAGTIVGITVIGDLFEGPARGKAMSIFQMLVSLGPAVGPIIGGWIGQRYGHSVVFLVLALVGSTMLLLNLLFLKETKPKHLPSVSFEWKNYLLAFKNPVSFSIIGLGSLQFFVFHNYLALLAQIVQRQYDITPSQTGFVFFSLAIMMVIGTYMGGEVLRRFNARKILLVTATLHVLSVALFVFTALSSFWLMLVSLILFGLCLGLSGPVQTILLIEPFPNNRATVVGTYNFMRFIGMALGPIVGSFLFTETNMVLPFIVAGGLFAVFVAWMWWFMAKVKKQEKNIVQHTAG